The proteins below are encoded in one region of Tamandua tetradactyla isolate mTamTet1 chromosome 9, mTamTet1.pri, whole genome shotgun sequence:
- the DHX29 gene encoding ATP-dependent RNA helicase DHX29 isoform X6, with product MGGKNKKHKTPGGAAVRAAVSASRAESAEAGAAGKVQNKKPVARPPPTAATSSKDPRTKQGPKMYSFNSANDSGGPANLDKSVLKVVINNKLEQRIIGVINEHKKQNNDKGVISGRLTAKKLQDLYMALQAFSFKTKDIENAMTDTLLHGGDLHSALDWLCLNLSDDALPEGFSQEFEEQQPISRPKFQSPQIQATISPLLQPKTKKQEEDAKIKLKKEEKNKEVNMKEWILQYAEQQNEEEKSENSKSLEEEEKFDPNERYLHLAAKLLDAKELAATFKLEKNKQGQKEVQEKIRRFQREMETLEDHPVFNPAIKISHQQNERKKPPLAAEGEGALNFNLLEKSSAPTEEEKDKKRELHDVRNFDYTSRSWTGKSPKQFLIDWVRKNLPKSPNPSFEKIPVGRYWKCRVRVIKSEDDVLIVCPTILTEDGMQAQHLGATLALYRLVKGQSVHQLLPPTYRDVWLEWSDAEKKKEELNKMETNKPRDLFIAKLLNKLKQQQQQQQQHSENKKENSEDPEESWENLVSDEDFSALSLESASAEDLEPVRNLFRRLQSTPKYQRLLKEREQLPVFKHRNLIVETLKRHRVVVVAGETGSGKSTQVPHFLLEDLLLNEWGTSKCNIVCTQPRRISAVSLATRVCEELGCESGPGGRNSLCGYQIRMESRASESTRLLYCTTGVLLRKLQEDGLLTNVSHVIVDEVHERSVQSDFLLIILKEILQKRSDLHLILMSATVDSEKFSAYFTHCPILRISGRSYPVEVFHLEDIIEETGFVLEKDSEYCQKFLEEEEEITINVTSKAGGIKKYQEFIPVQTGGTVDLNPFYQKYSSRTQHAILYMNPHKINLDLILELLAYLDRSPQFRNIEGAVLIFLPGLAHIQQLYDFLSTDRRFYSERYKVIALHSILSTQDQAAAFTLPPPGVRKIVLATNIAETGITIPDVVFVIDTGRTKENKYHESSQMSSLVETFVSKASALQRQGRAGRVRDGFCFRMYTRERFEGFMDYSVPEILRVPLEELCLHIMKCNLGSPEEFLSKALDPPQLQVISNAMNLLRKIGACELNEPKLTPLGQHLAVLPVNVKIGKMLIFGAIFGCLDPVMEKSSARRRLSF from the exons ATGGGCGGCAAGAACAAGAAACACAAGACGCCGGGAGGTGCGGCGGTCCGGGCAGCAGTGTCTGCTTCCAGAGCCGAATCCGCTGAGGCCGGCGCTGCGGGGAAAGTCCAAAATAAGAAGCCTGTGGCCAGGCCGCCCCCCACCGCTGCCACCAGCTCCAAGGATCCTCGAACCAAGCAAG GTCCGAAAATGTATAGTTTTAATTCTGCAAATGATTCTGGTGGTCCTGCAAATCTGGATAAATCTGTTTTAAAA GTAGTAATTAATAACAAACTAGAGCAAAGGATTATTGGAGTGATCAATGagcataaaaagcaaaataatgataAGGGAGTGATTTCTGGGAGACTTACTGCCAAAAAATTACag GATTTATACATGGCTTTACAAGCATTTTCATTTAAGACTAAGGACATTGAAAATGCAATGACTGACACCCTCTTACATGGAGGTGATCTTCATTCTGCATTGGATTGGCTTTGTTTAAACCTCTCAGATG atgCACTTCCTGAAGGATTCAGTCAGGAATTTGAAGAGCAACAACCTATAAGTAGGCCAAAATTTCAGTCTCCTCAAATACAAGCCACTATTTCACCTCTGTTGCAACCTAAAACCAAAAAACAGGAAGAAGATGCTAAGATTAAG ctgaaaaaggaagaaaaaaataaggaagtaaaTATGAAAGAATGGATTTTGCAGTATGCCGAAcaacaaaatgaagaagaaaaaagtgagaatTCTAAAAGtttagaagaggaggaaaaatttGACCCT AATGAAAGATACTTGCACCTTGCAGCAAAACTTCTGGATGCAAAGGAGCTAGCAGCTACCTTTAAActagaaaaaaacaagcaaggcCAAAAAGAGGttcaagaaaaaataaggagGTTTCAAAGAG AAATGGAAACTTTAGAAGACCATCCAGTATTTAATCCAGCCATAAAGATTTCACATcaacagaatgaaaggaaaaaacctCCTTTGGCCGCAGAAGGGGAAGGTGCTTTGAACTTTAACCTACTTGAAAAATCTTCTGCTCCTACTGAAGAAGAGAAAG ataaaaagagagaacttCATGATGTAAGAAATTTTGACTATACTTCTCGAAGCTGGACTGGAAAATCTCCCAAACAATTTCTAATTGATTGGGTCAGGAAGAATCTTCCCAAGAGTCCAAATCCTTCCTTTGAGAAAATTCCAGTAGGTAGATACTGGAAATGcag ggtgAGAGTGATCAAGTCTGAAGATGATGTCTTGATAGTGTGTCCTACAATCTTAACAGAGGATGGCATGCAAGCTCAGCACCTGGGAGCTACTTTAGCTCTTTATCGTTTAGTGAAAGGGCAG TCAGTGCATCAGTTACTTCCTCCTACTTACCGAGATGTTTGGTTGGAGTGGagtgatgcagaaaagaaaaaggaagaattaaataaaatggaaaccaaTAAACCGCGTGATCTTTTTATTGCCAAACTTCTGAATAAattgaaacaacaacaacagcagcaacagcagcattctgagaataagaaagaaaattctgaagatCCTGAGGAATCTTGGGAAAATTTAGTTTCTGATGAGGACTTTTCTGCACTGTCCTTAGAATCAGCAAGTGCAGAAGACTTGGAACCTGTCAGAAACCTCTTTAGAAGGTTGCAAAGCACACCGAAGTATCAGAGACTTCTTAAGGAAAGGGAACAGTTACCTGTGTTCAAACACCGGAATTTGATTGTCGAAACTCTTAAAAGGCACAGGGTAGTGGTTGTGGCAGGTGAAACAGGAAGTGGGAAAAGTACTCAAGTACCACATTTTCTTTTGGAAGATTTGCTTCTAAATGAATGGGGAACAAGTAAATGTAACATTGTCTGTACCCAGCCCCGGAGAATCTCAGCAGTGAGTTTAGCCACAAGGGTGTGTGAAGAATTGGGCTGTGAAAGTGGACCTGGAGGAAGG AATTCCTTGTGTGGATATCAGATCCGGATGGAATCTCGAGCTAGTGAATCTACCAGATTACTCTACTGTACAACAGGGGTTTTGCTAAGGAAACTTCAAGAAGATGGTCTTCTAACTAATGTATCTCATGTTATTGTAGATGAG GTTCACGAAAGAAGTGTGCAGTCAGACTTCCTACTGATTATCTTGAAGGAGATTTTACAAAAACGTTCTGATCTACACTTGATTCTGATGAGTGCCACAGTGGACAGTGAAAAGTTTTCTGCGTATTTTACACACTGCCCTATTCTCAGAATTTCAGGAAGGAGTTACCCTGTTGAG GTTTTCCATCTTGAAGATATAATAGAGGAAACAGGCTTTGTACTGGAGAAAGACTCAGAATATTGTCAGAAATTtctggaggaagaagaagaaataactatTAATGTTACAAGCAAAGCAggaggaataaaaaagtatcag GAATTCATACCAGTTCAGACTGGAGGAACTGTTGATTTAAATCCATTTTACCAGAAGTATAGCAGCCGCACTCAGCATGCTATTCTTTACATGAATCCCCATAAAATCAACCTGGATCTCATTTTGGAACTTCTTGCATATTTAG atagaAGTCCCCAATTTAGAAATATTGAAGGAGCAGTATTGATCTTTTTACCAGGCCTTGCTCATATTCAACAATTGTATGATTTCCTGTCAACTGACAGAAGATTTTATTCTGAACG atataaAGTGATAGCTCTGCATTCTATTCTTTCAACTCAAGATCAAGCTGCAGCATTCACACTTCCTCCCCCAGGAGTCAGGAAG aTTGTTTTAGCAACAAATATTGCAGAGACAGGTATTACCATTCCAGATGTTGTATTTGTAATTGATactggaagaacaaaagaaaataa gtACCATGAAAGCAGTCAGATGAGTTCTTTGGTTGAGACGTTTGTCAGTAAAGCTAGTGCTCTGCAGCGCCAGGGGAGAGCCGGGCGGGTCAGAGATGGCTTCTGCTTCCGAATGTACACAAGAGAAAG atttgaaGGCTTTATGGACTATTCTGTTCCTGAAATCTTGCGTGTACCTTTGGAGGAATTGTGTCTTCATATCATG AAATGTAATCTTGGTTCTCCTGAAGAATTCCTCTCGAAAGCCTTAGATCCTCCTCAGCTTCAAGTGATCAGCAATGCAATGAATTTACTCCGAAAAATTGGAGCTTGTGAACTAAATGAGCCTAAACTGACTCCATTGGGCCAACATCTTGCAGTTTTGCCTGTGAATGTCAAGATTGGCAAGATGCTTATTTTTGGTGCCATATTTGGCTGCCTTGACCCAGTG ATGGAAAAAAGCTCAGCAAGAAGGAGGCTATCGTTCTGA